A window from Pseudomonas kribbensis encodes these proteins:
- a CDS encoding GNAT family N-acetyltransferase, producing the protein MERVTLRNYRNGDANAVSRLFRKIYGDLYAQAHVYLPCMIDRNHAQGHWHSLVAVAENNVVGHAALIRAKDSRLAELALSVVDPQTRGQSIATRLGHHLLIHAQALGCRGVTIKQVTCHPYTQRMAAGLGFHNTGWLPDGVPSPHDASARESLVIGYLPIDGNRRPLPALAWPDSCRDFMQQMCSVFGTQERVAPWVGEPVHLEQRWDRYEGTFKALDSCLLKQLQELPVHWLISIRLRLAQGFDSACHVLTTAGFVFSGLAPDERGAGWLALFHRGAKPPSLTLICPQMQQLQDDLQLKLASVAQ; encoded by the coding sequence ATGGAGCGCGTAACGCTGCGGAACTACCGCAACGGCGACGCAAACGCCGTGAGCAGGCTGTTTCGCAAGATCTATGGCGATCTCTATGCCCAGGCCCACGTTTATCTGCCCTGCATGATTGACCGCAACCATGCGCAAGGTCATTGGCACTCGCTGGTGGCGGTAGCCGAAAATAATGTAGTGGGACACGCGGCATTGATTCGCGCCAAAGACTCACGCCTCGCAGAATTGGCACTCAGCGTGGTTGACCCGCAAACCCGGGGTCAGAGTATTGCCACCCGTCTGGGCCACCATCTGTTGATCCATGCCCAGGCGCTGGGATGCCGGGGGGTGACGATCAAACAGGTGACCTGTCACCCCTACACCCAGCGCATGGCAGCCGGCCTCGGCTTTCACAATACGGGATGGCTGCCCGACGGTGTCCCGTCTCCGCATGACGCCTCGGCACGGGAGTCGCTCGTCATCGGGTACCTGCCCATCGATGGAAACCGGCGGCCGCTTCCAGCCCTGGCATGGCCCGACAGCTGTCGAGACTTCATGCAGCAGATGTGCAGTGTGTTCGGGACGCAGGAAAGGGTCGCGCCATGGGTGGGCGAACCGGTGCATCTTGAACAGCGGTGGGATCGATATGAAGGGACTTTCAAGGCACTTGATAGCTGTTTGCTCAAGCAGTTGCAGGAACTGCCGGTGCATTGGCTCATTTCAATCCGGCTGAGGCTGGCGCAGGGGTTTGATAGCGCTTGCCACGTGCTGACGACGGCGGGTTTCGTGTTCAGCGGACTGGCGCCGGATGAACGAGGAGCAGGATGGCTGGCGTTGTTTCATCGCGGCGCAAAACCACCTTCGCTGACATTGATTTGCCCGCAGATGCAGCAACTGCAGGATGACCTGCAACTGAAGCTGGCGAGCGTGGCGCAATAA
- a CDS encoding acyl-CoA reductase, which translates to MYLINGQLHDEFSLDAALDQLRQTLPFQLNLPLHSGTVIQAAAAFAVRLGDSTLALPLDAGQRQSLIEFCQPQGLLRKLERELGDQPAALRRPDYRQPRFERWSPLGLVVHITPGNATLLAFCAVIESLLAGNVNWLRPSSSDEGLTAQLLHALTQCDPSGQLAGHVAVVPATTAQIGQLCRWANGVSAWGGESALQAIREQIPAGCRWIDWGHRISFVYLTPDAVSPQILDDVVDEVCRLDQQACSSPQWVLVDSDDPAVLREIGLRLSEAFERRAGQWPPLPPTLQEASQITTDTAMARLTHSFTEVAGEVWATPGWRVIWTHDQSLQPSPLFRSLLLKPLPHARLVETLLPWRNVLQSCALICPEQRIAALSRRLIAAGVTRIAPIEAIHDGYEGEPHDGVYALQRLSRRVSVSLPPTQLPSHASLNGSAIAPCVTNLPIMSKEDFIARPINPSAQLYFRSGGSSGVPALSGFSYRDFHRQMRATADGLFAAGLDPSRDRVMNLFFSGGLYGGFFSFSNVLEQLDVTHLPMGAPADDDYREIAQLIVDQRVNTLIGMPSTLHRLFLNEQTRLRAYGGVEKVFLGGEHLGEQSRQLLQDCGVSLIRSAIYGSVDAGPLGHACSATGDGVFHLLSDIQHLEIVAFEADRPVHDTETGRLVFTSIERQGQNVQRYDVGDSGRWVPGQCGCGLTTPRFELLQRHGRLVRIGTDFICLSQLAQHLQSEFQVILEHAPDGLECMKVRSELEPHEVHERLLGYPTLATLVQTGLLTVEAQMCAIDGFTRNKHSGKTPLLIDNRRVRASSVLQGAHHEASN; encoded by the coding sequence ATGTACCTGATCAATGGACAACTTCACGATGAGTTCAGCCTTGATGCCGCGCTGGATCAACTGCGCCAGACGCTGCCATTTCAGCTGAACCTGCCCTTGCACAGCGGGACGGTCATCCAGGCAGCGGCCGCGTTTGCCGTCCGGTTGGGCGACAGCACGCTGGCCCTGCCACTCGACGCCGGACAACGCCAGTCGCTGATCGAGTTCTGCCAACCGCAAGGGCTGTTGCGCAAACTCGAACGTGAGCTGGGCGATCAACCCGCTGCGCTGCGCCGCCCCGATTATCGCCAACCACGCTTCGAGCGCTGGAGCCCCTTGGGCCTGGTGGTTCACATCACCCCCGGCAACGCGACACTGCTGGCGTTCTGTGCGGTAATCGAGAGCCTGCTGGCCGGCAACGTCAACTGGCTGCGCCCCAGCAGCAGCGACGAGGGTCTGACCGCGCAATTGCTCCATGCGCTGACGCAATGTGACCCCAGCGGCCAACTGGCCGGGCATGTCGCTGTCGTTCCAGCGACCACCGCACAAATCGGCCAGTTGTGCCGATGGGCCAACGGTGTCTCGGCCTGGGGTGGTGAATCGGCGCTACAAGCGATCCGTGAACAGATTCCCGCCGGGTGCCGCTGGATCGATTGGGGACATCGCATCAGCTTCGTTTATCTGACCCCGGACGCCGTCTCGCCACAGATACTGGATGACGTTGTGGATGAAGTCTGCCGACTCGATCAGCAAGCCTGCTCCAGCCCGCAATGGGTGCTGGTGGACAGCGACGACCCGGCCGTACTGCGTGAAATCGGTTTACGCCTGTCCGAAGCATTCGAACGCCGCGCGGGACAATGGCCGCCCTTGCCGCCAACCCTACAGGAAGCCTCGCAAATCACCACCGATACGGCCATGGCTCGGCTCACGCACAGTTTTACCGAGGTGGCTGGCGAAGTCTGGGCAACACCGGGCTGGCGGGTGATCTGGACCCACGACCAGTCATTGCAGCCTTCACCGTTGTTTCGCAGCCTGCTGCTCAAGCCCCTGCCGCACGCACGGTTGGTCGAGACGTTACTGCCATGGCGAAACGTGCTGCAAAGCTGCGCCCTGATCTGCCCGGAACAGCGGATTGCAGCGCTTTCACGGCGCCTGATCGCCGCCGGCGTCACCCGGATTGCCCCGATTGAGGCGATTCACGATGGCTACGAAGGCGAACCGCATGACGGTGTCTACGCCTTGCAGCGCCTGAGCCGGCGAGTCTCGGTAAGCCTGCCTCCGACACAGCTGCCCTCTCACGCCTCGCTCAACGGCTCAGCCATTGCGCCCTGCGTGACGAACCTGCCGATCATGAGCAAGGAAGATTTCATCGCACGGCCGATCAACCCTTCAGCCCAGCTGTATTTCCGCTCCGGTGGCAGCAGCGGTGTACCGGCGCTCTCGGGTTTCAGTTATCGCGACTTCCACCGGCAGATGCGCGCTACCGCCGACGGTCTGTTCGCCGCCGGACTCGATCCGAGCCGGGACCGCGTGATGAACCTGTTTTTCAGCGGCGGTCTGTATGGTGGTTTTTTCAGCTTCTCCAACGTGCTGGAACAATTGGACGTCACACACCTGCCGATGGGTGCCCCGGCCGATGACGATTACCGGGAGATTGCGCAATTGATCGTCGATCAGCGGGTAAACACGCTGATCGGCATGCCGAGTACCCTGCACCGCTTGTTCCTCAACGAACAAACGCGTCTGCGCGCCTATGGCGGAGTCGAAAAAGTATTTCTGGGCGGCGAGCACCTCGGCGAACAGAGCCGCCAGTTGCTGCAGGATTGCGGCGTCAGCCTGATCCGCTCGGCGATCTACGGCAGCGTCGACGCCGGCCCGCTCGGTCACGCGTGCTCAGCCACCGGCGACGGTGTGTTTCATCTTTTGAGCGATATCCAGCACCTGGAAATTGTCGCGTTCGAGGCCGATCGTCCTGTCCATGACACCGAAACCGGTCGCCTGGTGTTCACCTCCATCGAACGGCAAGGTCAGAACGTGCAGCGTTATGACGTCGGTGACAGCGGTCGCTGGGTGCCCGGACAGTGTGGCTGCGGCCTGACGACGCCCCGTTTCGAATTGCTTCAGCGCCATGGCAGGCTGGTGCGCATCGGCACGGATTTCATCTGTCTGTCGCAGCTGGCGCAGCACCTGCAGAGCGAATTCCAGGTGATCCTCGAACATGCCCCCGACGGGCTCGAATGCATGAAAGTCCGAAGTGAGCTCGAACCCCACGAGGTACATGAACGATTGCTGGGCTACCCGACGCTGGCCACCCTCGTGCAGACCGGGCTGCTGACGGTAGAGGCACAAATGTGCGCCATCGACGGTTTCACCCGAAACAAACACAGCGGCAAGACGCCGCTGCTGATCGATAACCGGAGAGTTCGCGCGTCCTCCGTTCTGCAAGGAGCACACCATGAAGCCAGTAACTGA
- a CDS encoding fe2+ zn2+ uptake regulation protein, which produces MYIPQLPSDGSQAPQGASMGSHAGVFGPRVERHGNERIRLLLKSFGLRTSLIRLKVIDALLVAAESERSLGVRGVHSQLLELGIPLSFLSVREVLKRLCAEGVITFNADKSYSLHPQAAAVLNSD; this is translated from the coding sequence ATGTACATCCCGCAACTACCATCGGACGGTAGCCAGGCACCACAAGGAGCTTCCATGGGTTCGCACGCCGGCGTATTCGGACCACGAGTCGAACGCCACGGCAATGAACGTATTCGCCTGCTGCTCAAGAGCTTCGGCCTGCGCACCAGCCTGATTCGCCTGAAAGTCATCGATGCCCTGCTGGTCGCCGCCGAAAGCGAGCGCAGCCTGGGTGTGCGCGGTGTCCACAGCCAATTGCTGGAACTGGGCATTCCGCTGTCCTTTCTCAGCGTGCGCGAAGTCTTGAAGCGCTTGTGCGCCGAAGGTGTGATCACCTTCAACGCCGACAAGAGCTACAGCCTGCATCCACAGGCTGCCGCCGTCCTCAACAGCGATTGA
- a CDS encoding acyl-protein synthase — translation MFHFPHSDALCALTQPYCPESVPAGLFDRAMAEISRFHSEHTPGYEHWLKANGLNVADPDSLDDWSRLPPIFASFFKQQQLLSPTGADALELTSSGTSGQKSRMRYDERSLAAAQYMVERIFHHYDWDSPQTPCNYLLLSYEPEASITLGTSFTDQFLCRFAPVNRVAYALRRTGGGHEFDGFGVISALQSFAEEGLPVRIIGFPAFLWQTLQRMQATAVANLQLATDSLALFGGGWKTSAAQEIPRKHLYERIHHQLGIEPSRCRDGYGAVEHPVPYFECAHHHFHVPVYSKVFVRNPSDFSVLPYGRPGLLSAVSPYISSSPAHAVVMSDLITLHPGTSCGCGLNSDWFELHGRAATNAGRSCAMAASELLGRH, via the coding sequence ATGTTCCATTTCCCCCATAGCGACGCACTCTGTGCGTTGACGCAACCCTATTGTCCGGAATCCGTGCCGGCAGGGCTTTTCGATCGGGCCATGGCCGAAATCAGCCGGTTTCACAGCGAGCACACGCCCGGTTATGAACATTGGCTGAAGGCCAACGGACTGAACGTGGCAGACCCGGACAGCCTCGACGACTGGTCGCGACTGCCGCCGATCTTCGCCAGTTTTTTCAAACAGCAACAACTGCTCAGCCCGACCGGCGCAGACGCACTGGAACTGACATCGTCCGGCACCAGCGGCCAGAAAAGCCGCATGCGTTATGACGAACGCAGTCTGGCCGCCGCTCAATACATGGTCGAACGGATCTTCCACCACTATGACTGGGACAGTCCGCAAACGCCGTGCAACTACTTGCTGCTGAGCTACGAGCCCGAAGCCAGCATCACCCTGGGCACGTCGTTCACCGATCAGTTCCTGTGCCGGTTCGCTCCGGTCAACCGCGTGGCCTACGCATTGCGACGAACCGGAGGCGGCCACGAGTTCGACGGCTTCGGCGTGATCTCGGCCCTACAGTCATTTGCCGAAGAAGGCCTGCCGGTGCGGATCATCGGTTTCCCTGCGTTTCTCTGGCAGACCCTGCAACGCATGCAGGCCACCGCAGTGGCAAATCTGCAGCTGGCAACGGATTCACTGGCGCTGTTTGGCGGCGGCTGGAAAACCAGCGCAGCGCAGGAAATCCCTCGCAAGCATTTGTACGAGCGTATCCATCACCAACTCGGGATCGAACCGTCCCGTTGCCGCGACGGCTACGGCGCGGTCGAGCACCCGGTGCCTTACTTCGAGTGCGCTCACCATCATTTCCATGTCCCCGTCTATTCAAAGGTGTTTGTGCGCAACCCTTCCGATTTCTCCGTTCTGCCTTATGGCCGGCCGGGCCTGCTGAGTGCGGTCTCGCCCTATATTTCCTCGAGCCCGGCCCATGCCGTCGTCATGAGCGACCTGATCACCCTGCACCCCGGCACGAGCTGCGGCTGCGGCCTGAACAGCGACTGGTTCGAACTGCATGGCCGCGCCGCCACCAACGCCGGCAGAAGCTGCGCCATGGCGGCTTCCGAATTGCTGGGGAGACACTGA
- a CDS encoding methyl-accepting chemotaxis protein, giving the protein MPAFRTIQARYTLFLVLFILLLSVLTVVGISQLVAPKLRHTEEQVVLNRIAEVAEQIQGELNKVQSQQRSITQTIPLLDSAAIDTVLPGLVDQYGELKVFGGGIWPLPGQREAGRNKFSTFWHRDSSGKLAVNTFWNSDAAPNYYDQSWYKGGLQTPRGQCAWAAAYKDDASAEPRTNCAMAIQKNGTTWGVSTIDVTLGFFNDLVARKEKDLNAEMLIVEADGKIISNSSRINGPIVLKNISELAAGSPFASQVKAGLQQRDQAQRVEFDNNGVASTFFMRPIEGTPWFLATALPTKMLTAQRDDVLSSLSLLQIPLVILLVLLQVYVIRQLVARMKALKANIDSLSSGDADLTRRITIRAEDELGAIGHSVNTFIAYLQNMIGEVTQATGAMASSLDNLQRTSAHTSQILLRHASETDQTVTAINEMSSTAESVAQNAAETAAFTQRANENADRSRVVVGEATSSVVALIDEVASATHKVENMQQDAQRITEILGVIGAIAGQTNLLALNAAIEAARAGEQGRGFAVVADEVRALAARTQASTSEINEMLARLTQGVSSSVSAMENTQASCQSAADATARVTTGLDDMAGSVSHINSLSAQIATAAEQQSAVTEEINRSMVQIRHMVDELVQSGQASETNTRQLLEANSRVSAIMGRFKVN; this is encoded by the coding sequence ATGCCCGCATTCCGTACCATTCAGGCTCGCTATACGTTGTTTCTGGTTCTGTTCATCCTGTTGCTGTCGGTCCTGACCGTGGTGGGTATCAGTCAACTGGTCGCCCCCAAGCTGCGGCATACCGAAGAGCAAGTGGTGCTCAACCGCATCGCCGAAGTCGCTGAACAGATCCAGGGCGAACTGAACAAGGTTCAGTCGCAGCAACGCAGCATCACCCAGACCATCCCGCTGCTCGACAGCGCCGCCATCGATACGGTGCTGCCGGGGCTGGTGGACCAGTACGGTGAACTGAAAGTGTTCGGCGGCGGTATCTGGCCGTTACCCGGTCAACGCGAGGCTGGACGCAACAAGTTCAGCACCTTCTGGCACCGTGACAGTTCCGGCAAGCTCGCCGTGAACACATTCTGGAACAGCGACGCAGCCCCCAATTACTACGACCAGAGCTGGTACAAGGGCGGCCTGCAGACTCCGCGTGGCCAATGCGCCTGGGCCGCCGCCTATAAAGATGATGCCAGTGCCGAGCCGCGCACCAACTGCGCCATGGCCATCCAGAAAAACGGCACGACCTGGGGCGTATCGACCATCGACGTGACCCTGGGCTTTTTCAACGACCTGGTGGCCCGCAAGGAAAAAGACCTCAACGCCGAAATGCTGATCGTCGAGGCCGACGGCAAGATCATCAGCAACAGCTCGCGCATCAACGGCCCGATCGTGCTGAAAAACATCAGCGAGCTGGCCGCCGGTTCGCCATTCGCCAGCCAGGTTAAGGCTGGGCTGCAACAACGTGATCAGGCCCAGCGTGTCGAGTTCGACAACAACGGCGTAGCCAGCACCTTCTTCATGCGCCCGATCGAAGGCACGCCCTGGTTCCTCGCCACAGCCCTGCCGACCAAAATGCTCACCGCGCAACGTGACGACGTACTCAGCAGCCTGAGCCTGTTGCAGATTCCGCTGGTGATCCTGCTGGTGCTGCTGCAGGTCTATGTGATTCGCCAACTGGTTGCGCGCATGAAAGCGCTCAAGGCCAACATCGATTCGCTGTCCAGCGGCGACGCCGACCTGACCCGCCGCATCACCATACGCGCCGAAGACGAGCTCGGCGCAATCGGTCACTCGGTCAATACCTTCATCGCCTACCTGCAGAACATGATCGGCGAAGTCACCCAGGCCACCGGCGCCATGGCTTCCAGCCTCGACAACCTGCAACGCACCTCGGCGCACACCAGCCAGATCCTGCTGCGCCATGCCTCGGAAACCGACCAGACCGTCACCGCCATCAACGAGATGAGTTCGACCGCCGAAAGCGTCGCGCAGAATGCTGCCGAAACCGCTGCATTTACCCAACGTGCCAACGAAAACGCCGACCGTTCGCGGGTGGTGGTCGGAGAAGCGACCAGCAGCGTCGTCGCGCTGATCGATGAAGTGGCCAGCGCCACCCACAAGGTCGAAAACATGCAGCAGGACGCCCAGCGCATTACCGAAATCCTCGGTGTGATCGGCGCCATCGCCGGCCAGACCAACCTGCTGGCACTGAACGCCGCCATCGAAGCGGCCCGTGCCGGTGAACAGGGTCGCGGTTTCGCGGTGGTAGCCGACGAAGTACGCGCCCTCGCCGCCCGCACCCAGGCCAGCACCTCGGAGATCAACGAAATGCTGGCGCGCCTGACTCAGGGCGTGAGCTCGTCGGTCAGCGCCATGGAAAACACCCAGGCCAGTTGCCAGTCGGCTGCCGACGCCACCGCACGCGTCACCACCGGACTCGATGACATGGCCGGTTCCGTCAGCCATATCAACAGCCTCAGCGCCCAGATTGCCACGGCCGCCGAGCAGCAGAGCGCCGTCACCGAGGAGATCAACCGCAGCATGGTGCAGATCCGCCACATGGTGGATGAGCTGGTACAAAGCGGTCAGGCCAGTGAAACCAATACCCGCCAGCTGCTGGAAGCCAACAGCCGGGTGAGTGCGATCATGGGACGGTTCAAGGTCAACTGA
- a CDS encoding phenylacetate--CoA ligase family protein translates to MKPVTDWQELVAFARQHSSFYASHFSEVPEQITSLSELPVIDPAHYWQDSHDLDRWPVLTAGLDNALVFKTGGTTGDGKLSVFERREWQTLVEDFAGSLKGRLNKGDRVANLFFVGDLYASFIFTHDALAHVQPGIVEFPFTGHVESAVLAEAIFRHRINALAGLPAHLLSFAAWLERQGRRLECVESLLYAGESLFPAQLQLLGRVFPNVLVASMGYASVDAGFIGASHPDCALGEHRMPQGHSVLEILDEQTGEVIEDCDRTGRLVMTNLTRRLMPLIRYPVGDRACWREVEQTPARKFALMGRSADSQRVRVGILTLLPDEIGNAVQRITRSDDWQLVIEQTGTKDILTLKWAPDAVRSASPESERMLRNALIKRYPLISQLNADHLLDLRIDCCTVQDLTRHPRSGKRQRVLDLRVYNSPRAELR, encoded by the coding sequence ATGAAGCCAGTAACTGATTGGCAAGAGCTGGTGGCTTTTGCGCGTCAGCATTCAAGCTTTTACGCCAGCCACTTCAGCGAGGTGCCCGAGCAGATAACGTCGCTCTCCGAACTGCCGGTCATTGACCCTGCGCACTACTGGCAAGACAGCCACGACCTCGACCGCTGGCCGGTGCTGACCGCAGGCCTGGACAACGCATTGGTCTTCAAGACCGGTGGGACGACCGGCGATGGCAAATTGTCGGTTTTCGAGCGCCGTGAATGGCAAACGCTGGTGGAAGATTTCGCAGGCAGCCTCAAGGGTCGGTTGAACAAGGGTGACCGGGTCGCCAACCTGTTTTTCGTCGGCGATCTGTATGCCAGTTTCATCTTCACACACGACGCCCTGGCCCATGTACAGCCGGGCATCGTGGAGTTTCCTTTCACCGGCCACGTCGAGTCGGCCGTCCTGGCAGAGGCGATTTTCCGGCACCGGATCAATGCGCTGGCAGGTTTACCCGCGCATTTGCTGTCCTTTGCCGCATGGCTGGAGCGCCAGGGACGGCGGCTGGAGTGCGTCGAATCCCTGCTCTATGCAGGTGAAAGCCTGTTCCCGGCGCAGTTGCAACTGCTCGGTCGGGTGTTCCCCAATGTACTCGTTGCGTCCATGGGTTACGCCAGTGTCGACGCCGGTTTCATCGGTGCCAGTCATCCCGACTGCGCCTTGGGTGAACATCGAATGCCCCAGGGTCACAGCGTGCTGGAAATCCTCGACGAGCAGACCGGCGAAGTCATCGAGGACTGCGATCGCACCGGACGCCTGGTGATGACCAATCTCACCCGGCGGTTGATGCCGTTGATTCGCTACCCGGTCGGCGACCGCGCCTGCTGGCGAGAGGTTGAGCAAACCCCCGCACGCAAATTCGCATTGATGGGCCGTAGCGCCGACAGCCAGCGAGTCCGGGTGGGCATTCTGACGTTACTGCCTGATGAAATCGGTAATGCCGTGCAACGCATTACTCGCAGTGACGACTGGCAACTGGTGATCGAGCAGACCGGCACAAAAGACATCCTGACCCTGAAATGGGCTCCAGATGCCGTGCGATCCGCGTCGCCGGAGTCAGAGCGCATGCTGCGCAACGCATTGATCAAGCGCTATCCGTTGATTTCGCAATTGAACGCCGATCATCTGCTGGATTTACGGATTGACTGTTGCACGGTTCAAGACCTGACACGCCACCCACGCTCCGGCAAGCGCCAGCGCGTGCTGGACCTGCGCGTCTACAACAGTCCCCGTGCGGAGCTTCGCTGA
- a CDS encoding MdfA family multidrug efflux MFS transporter, with translation MQRTLIDISLLKTLGFCLAITLFEWLTYMASDMIMPAMLTVTEDLGADPLHIPNAFNLYLIGGVCLQWLIGPLSDRFGRRPVLLVGCALFAVTCAAAIVTPGIEVFNALRLLQGMGLGFVVAVSYPVLQEVFSEADAVRLMALLGNIALLSPLLGPLLGSLLLEWMSWRDLFLALGLAAAIAWIGLYACLPETIGVVRRDGGQQAPIPLSWRETRRRYLALLRNSEFLGASLALGLMSLPLIAWIGLAPLLLIQGLGLSTREYALWQIPIFSAVIAGNLILDRLLASRRLPQLIGLALWPFCLGLLILLAGALIGVSLGVLIAGLVLYAVGLGMSNAVLYRLALFSSDDSKGLVSAAVGMISIAMMGTGGSLIAAIGGGARLESFALWAAVGGLSSLPLLYRFLRNASAETASSPHQ, from the coding sequence ATGCAAAGAACACTCATCGATATCTCCCTGCTCAAAACACTTGGCTTCTGTCTGGCCATCACGCTGTTCGAGTGGCTGACCTACATGGCCAGCGACATGATCATGCCGGCCATGCTCACCGTCACCGAAGACCTCGGCGCCGATCCACTGCATATTCCCAATGCTTTCAATCTGTATCTGATCGGAGGCGTCTGCCTGCAATGGCTGATCGGACCACTGTCCGACCGGTTTGGCCGTCGCCCCGTATTGCTCGTCGGCTGTGCGCTCTTCGCAGTAACCTGCGCTGCGGCGATCGTCACCCCGGGTATTGAAGTCTTCAACGCATTACGGCTGTTGCAAGGCATGGGACTGGGGTTCGTGGTCGCTGTCAGTTATCCCGTGCTCCAGGAAGTCTTCTCTGAAGCCGATGCCGTGCGGCTGATGGCGCTGCTGGGCAATATCGCACTGCTGTCACCGTTGCTGGGGCCGCTGCTCGGCAGCCTGTTGCTGGAGTGGATGAGCTGGCGCGACCTGTTTCTGGCCCTGGGGCTGGCTGCCGCTATCGCATGGATCGGGCTCTATGCCTGCCTGCCGGAAACCATCGGAGTGGTTCGCCGTGATGGCGGCCAACAGGCTCCGATTCCGCTGTCCTGGCGAGAGACCCGTCGTCGCTACCTGGCGCTGCTGCGCAACTCCGAGTTCCTTGGCGCGAGCCTTGCGCTCGGGCTGATGAGCCTGCCGTTGATCGCCTGGATCGGGCTCGCGCCACTGTTGCTGATCCAGGGGCTTGGCCTGTCGACGCGAGAGTACGCGCTGTGGCAGATCCCGATCTTTTCGGCGGTCATTGCCGGCAATCTGATCCTTGACCGACTGCTGGCCTCACGCAGGCTGCCGCAATTGATTGGCCTCGCGCTCTGGCCGTTTTGCCTCGGGTTGCTGATCTTGCTGGCTGGCGCGCTGATCGGCGTATCCCTCGGTGTGCTGATTGCCGGCCTCGTGCTCTATGCCGTCGGCCTGGGCATGAGCAATGCCGTGCTGTATCGGCTGGCGCTGTTTTCCAGCGATGACAGCAAGGGGCTGGTCTCGGCAGCCGTGGGCATGATCTCGATTGCCATGATGGGCACCGGCGGTTCACTCATCGCAGCCATCGGCGGCGGTGCCCGCCTCGAATCCTTCGCCCTCTGGGCGGCCGTGGGCGGGCTGTCGAGCCTGCCCCTCTTGTACCGGTTTCTTCGAAACGCTTCGGCAGAAACCGCTTCCTCGCCACATCAATAA